Proteins co-encoded in one Nitrospirota bacterium genomic window:
- a CDS encoding RtcB family protein → MDPNTFHKINDYLWEIPQQGEMRVPGRIFASEKLLQDMDEKVREQVTNVAMLPGIQVASMAMPDAHWGYGFPIGGVAAFDPDEGGIISMGGVGFDISCGVRTMKTGLTREEIMPRLPRLVDQFYSRVPAGVGSEGLIKLSPAQLDEMLIGGAVWAVKKGYGVKDDLEYIEEHGRVEGAEPDAVSDTAKKRQYREMGTLGAGNHYLEIQVVTDIYNEQTALAMGLRKDDIVISVHCGSRGLGHQIGTDYLKNLAFTLQKYKIAVKDRELACAPINSPEGQKYFGAMSAGINCALANRQIITHLVREIFTEVFPEGHIKMLYDTSHNICKKETHLVNGKKKKLFVHRKGATRSFGPGQMDLPQEYRHIGQPVLIGGTMGTSSYILVGTEEGMTHAFGSACHGAGRAMSRTQAKKQWHGREVIQSLEDHGVLVRGHSYSGIAEEAPESYKDVAEVVDAAHHAGLARKVARVKPLACVKG, encoded by the coding sequence ATGGATCCGAATACATTCCATAAGATCAACGACTACCTCTGGGAAATCCCGCAGCAGGGGGAGATGCGCGTGCCCGGCAGGATCTTTGCCAGCGAAAAGCTGCTTCAGGACATGGACGAAAAGGTGCGCGAGCAGGTGACGAACGTGGCAATGCTGCCGGGGATCCAGGTCGCGTCCATGGCAATGCCGGACGCTCATTGGGGATACGGGTTCCCGATCGGCGGCGTTGCGGCATTCGATCCTGATGAAGGGGGCATCATCTCCATGGGCGGAGTTGGTTTCGATATATCCTGCGGTGTTCGGACCATGAAAACAGGCTTGACCAGAGAGGAGATCATGCCGAGGCTCCCGAGACTGGTTGATCAATTTTACAGCCGTGTGCCTGCAGGGGTGGGCTCGGAAGGGCTGATCAAGCTTTCCCCTGCCCAACTCGACGAAATGCTTATTGGCGGAGCAGTGTGGGCTGTTAAAAAGGGTTACGGTGTGAAGGATGATCTTGAATATATTGAGGAGCACGGCAGGGTGGAAGGCGCGGAACCGGACGCTGTTTCAGACACGGCAAAGAAGCGCCAGTATCGTGAAATGGGGACGCTCGGAGCGGGCAATCATTACCTCGAGATCCAAGTCGTGACGGACATTTACAACGAACAGACTGCGTTGGCCATGGGCCTGAGAAAAGACGACATCGTCATTTCCGTGCACTGCGGTTCGCGAGGTCTCGGCCACCAGATCGGGACCGATTACCTGAAGAATCTCGCCTTCACGCTGCAGAAATACAAGATAGCGGTCAAGGACCGTGAACTTGCCTGCGCGCCGATCAACTCTCCCGAGGGACAAAAATACTTCGGCGCGATGAGCGCGGGGATCAACTGTGCGCTGGCGAACCGCCAGATCATCACGCACCTGGTGCGCGAGATATTCACCGAGGTATTTCCCGAAGGGCATATTAAGATGCTCTACGATACCAGCCATAATATCTGCAAGAAGGAGACTCACCTTGTCAACGGGAAGAAGAAAAAGCTTTTTGTGCACCGCAAGGGGGCTACACGCTCCTTTGGCCCCGGACAGATGGACCTTCCGCAGGAGTATCGGCATATCGGTCAGCCTGTTCTGATCGGCGGCACCATGGGAACGTCATCCTATATCCTCGTGGGCACTGAAGAGGGAATGACCCATGCCTTCGGTTCAGCATGCCACGGCGCGGGCCGGGCCATGTCGCGCACGCAGGCCAAAAAACAGTGGCACGGCAGGGAGGTCATTCAATCACTCGAGGATCATGGCGTACTGGTGCGGGGGCATTCCTATTCCGGGATCGCGGAGGAAGCGCCGGAATCGTATAAGGATGTGGCGGAAGTTGTGGATGCGGCGCACCATGCGGGACTTGCCCGCAAAGTGGCGCGGGTCAAACCGCTCGCGTGCGTAAAAGGATAA
- a CDS encoding archease, translating into MRQYETFEHEADIGIRGFGQTAEEAFENTALAMYSVMVNVKAIEPKEKRSVTISAPDRELLLVEWLNALLSLSDIEHMVFSKFNVKIEGTSLFGTAWGEALSRERHDPSVEIKGATYYMLKVAEEKGRFVAQCVVDV; encoded by the coding sequence TTGAGACAATACGAAACCTTTGAGCATGAGGCCGACATCGGCATACGCGGGTTCGGCCAAACCGCGGAGGAGGCATTTGAGAATACCGCTCTTGCGATGTATTCCGTGATGGTGAATGTTAAGGCGATAGAACCCAAAGAGAAGAGAAGCGTTACCATCTCTGCTCCTGACCGCGAACTTCTGCTGGTCGAGTGGTTGAACGCGCTTCTGTCCTTGTCGGACATTGAACATATGGTCTTCTCGAAGTTCAACGTGAAGATAGAGGGCACGTCGCTCTTCGGGACGGCATGGGGCGAGGCGCTTAGTCGTGAACGGCATGATCCGAGTGTCGAGATAAAAGGCGCGACGTATTATATGCTGAAGGTTGCTGAAGAAAAAGGACGATTTGTCGCGCAGTGCGTGGTGGATGTGTGA